A genomic segment from Tuwongella immobilis encodes:
- a CDS encoding peptidylprolyl isomerase gives MLKKSTNPTTVSRSSRLAWLAIFGIGVAVGQFSGFSRVIADPTPPPATLPAVAPTEYSQRVVAYVYGTIPVTREELGEYLIARYGAEKLQLLVNTKIIEHACKQRNVTITPEEVDAALNDDLVGLNLKQADFVQLLKKEYGKTLYEWKQDVIRPRVLMSKLCRDQIKVTDEELKKMYEYRYGKKVKVRIIMWPGQDSKIALQQFEKIRSSDDEFDRAARSQANATLAASGGEVAPIARFSGGQSDLVETEAFKLQPGELSRLLTTPQGIMLMKCVGVIEPEAGKDFEKEKPILTKDVIDRRLSEEIPKLFESLRTEAKPQLFLKSENDPRSIINSVEDTLRDTAPKGEVIPASNKEKK, from the coding sequence ATGCTCAAGAAGTCCACGAATCCAACGACCGTGAGCCGTTCCTCGCGTCTCGCTTGGCTTGCCATTTTTGGGATTGGTGTGGCGGTCGGACAATTCAGCGGATTCTCGCGCGTCATCGCCGATCCAACTCCGCCGCCCGCCACGCTCCCGGCGGTTGCCCCCACGGAATACTCGCAGCGTGTGGTGGCCTATGTGTATGGCACCATCCCCGTGACCCGTGAAGAATTGGGCGAATATCTCATCGCTCGCTACGGGGCGGAAAAGCTGCAACTGCTGGTGAATACGAAGATTATCGAGCATGCCTGCAAGCAACGGAACGTGACGATCACGCCCGAAGAAGTCGATGCCGCACTCAATGATGACTTGGTGGGGTTGAACCTCAAGCAAGCCGACTTCGTGCAGCTTCTGAAGAAAGAATACGGCAAAACGCTGTATGAATGGAAGCAAGACGTGATTCGGCCTCGCGTGCTGATGTCGAAGCTGTGCCGCGATCAAATCAAGGTCACGGACGAAGAACTCAAGAAAATGTACGAATATCGCTACGGCAAGAAGGTCAAAGTCCGCATCATCATGTGGCCGGGCCAAGATAGCAAGATTGCCCTGCAACAATTCGAGAAGATTCGTTCCAGCGATGACGAATTCGATCGCGCTGCTCGTTCGCAAGCCAATGCCACGCTCGCCGCTTCCGGCGGGGAAGTCGCCCCGATCGCTCGATTCTCGGGCGGCCAAAGCGATCTCGTCGAAACCGAAGCGTTCAAGCTGCAACCCGGCGAGTTGAGCCGACTGCTGACCACCCCGCAAGGCATCATGTTGATGAAGTGCGTCGGCGTGATCGAGCCGGAAGCTGGCAAGGATTTCGAGAAGGAAAAGCCGATTCTGACCAAAGACGTGATCGATCGCCGCTTGTCGGAAGAAATTCCCAAGCTGTTCGAATCGCTGCGAACCGAAGCCAAGCCGCAATTGTTCCTCAAGAGCGAAAACGATCCGCGTTCGATCATCAACAGCGTGGAAGACACGCTGCGGGATACCGCCCCCAAGGGTGAAGTGATCCCGGCTTCGAACAAAGAGAAGAAGTAA
- a CDS encoding tetratricopeptide repeat protein, with translation MPSLPRLPALWLGLLGLTTTQPSELFGQSKPAAPAQAAAPAPLVVHPGLPGAAAAIATINGDRMPLTKLSPSKIFPNLCIYEYRVTTQSELCQKYVDQGLGFYYSYVWMEAARSFETALKHDPECAMAWWGLSRSLEKWGKGDANAALKQAMDRMKRASDRERLLIRSRAEEKGLAPNTKPDERVKKASATLDDLLTLYADDQEAWFNRAQLAKGTAAIPYYKALLMINPVHPGATHELVHFYENYRRPGLGWPYAEAYMKSSPGIPHPFHMQAHLATRLGKWKETSNQSTKAIDLERAYHKFQGVKPADDHQFSHHLEILTLSLIHDGRFAEARKIKEEAKAAGYQHPLPWFALHRREQDWAEAMKIVESQRRRDKSLGAYLAATLYLDQNKLAEAKLEIDVIREASQKRKNDRRMELRLWETLGRYLCRTGSPDEGLKLIFRTIEKTKDDFGHHSWGNGAYYMETWGDEALLAGKAEIAEEAYLEALAHDAGSVRAAMGLQYLCQRLNRTDEAANYARLANDAWARADQPHVERLRQEMLASSASLLPNATVSKPTTFSAPMNP, from the coding sequence ATGCCTTCGCTTCCGCGTTTGCCCGCCTTGTGGCTCGGCTTGCTGGGATTAACCACCACACAACCGTCCGAACTATTCGGCCAATCCAAGCCAGCAGCCCCGGCTCAAGCCGCCGCTCCTGCCCCGCTCGTCGTCCACCCGGGATTGCCCGGAGCCGCCGCCGCCATCGCCACCATCAACGGCGACCGAATGCCCCTCACGAAGCTCTCCCCTTCGAAGATTTTCCCGAATCTCTGTATTTACGAATATCGAGTCACCACACAATCCGAACTCTGTCAGAAATATGTCGATCAGGGACTCGGCTTCTACTATTCGTATGTGTGGATGGAAGCGGCCCGCTCATTCGAAACCGCACTCAAACATGACCCCGAATGTGCCATGGCCTGGTGGGGCTTGAGCCGATCGCTCGAAAAATGGGGCAAAGGCGACGCCAACGCCGCGCTCAAACAAGCGATGGACCGCATGAAACGGGCCAGCGACCGGGAACGCCTGTTGATCCGCAGCCGCGCCGAAGAGAAGGGGTTGGCCCCGAACACCAAACCCGACGAACGGGTGAAAAAAGCATCGGCCACGCTCGACGATCTGCTCACGCTTTACGCCGACGATCAGGAAGCGTGGTTCAATCGGGCACAACTGGCCAAGGGCACCGCAGCGATTCCATACTACAAAGCGCTGCTGATGATTAACCCGGTACATCCGGGCGCAACCCATGAATTGGTTCACTTTTACGAAAACTATCGGCGTCCGGGTCTGGGTTGGCCCTACGCGGAAGCGTACATGAAATCGTCGCCGGGAATTCCGCACCCGTTCCATATGCAGGCACACTTGGCCACGCGTCTGGGCAAGTGGAAGGAAACCAGTAACCAATCCACGAAAGCCATCGACTTGGAACGGGCGTACCACAAGTTCCAAGGAGTCAAACCGGCGGATGACCATCAGTTCTCGCACCACTTGGAAATTCTGACGCTGTCGCTCATTCACGATGGCCGATTCGCTGAAGCCCGCAAAATCAAAGAAGAAGCCAAAGCCGCCGGGTATCAGCATCCGCTGCCGTGGTTTGCCCTGCATCGCCGGGAACAAGATTGGGCCGAAGCGATGAAGATTGTCGAATCACAACGTCGGCGGGATAAATCACTTGGGGCGTATTTGGCGGCGACGCTGTATCTGGATCAAAACAAACTCGCCGAAGCGAAACTCGAAATCGATGTCATTCGCGAAGCCAGCCAGAAGCGCAAGAACGACCGCCGCATGGAATTGCGACTCTGGGAAACGCTGGGTCGCTATCTCTGTCGCACAGGTTCGCCGGATGAAGGGCTGAAACTCATCTTCCGAACCATCGAAAAGACAAAAGATGATTTCGGTCACCATTCGTGGGGCAACGGTGCCTATTACATGGAAACCTGGGGCGATGAAGCGCTGCTGGCGGGCAAGGCCGAGATTGCCGAAGAAGCCTATCTGGAAGCGCTGGCCCATGATGCCGGGAGTGTGCGGGCGGCGATGGGGCTGCAATATCTGTGTCAGCGTCTGAACCGCACGGATGAAGCCGCAAATTACGCGCGATTGGCGAACGATGCCTGGGCGCGGGCCGATCAGCCGCATGTGGAACGATTGCGTCAGGAGATGTTGGCCTCGTCCGCGAGTCTGCTCCCCAACGCGACCGTCAGCAAACCGACGACGTTTTCCGCCCCGATGAATCCTTGA